The Flavobacterium sp. 123 genome contains a region encoding:
- a CDS encoding DNA alkylation repair protein encodes MSFILSLENSYAEKRNPENAFFMAKYMKNNFLFFGIKTDDRRKIFKEIWRENQTEVSLHATEIALELYLKPERELHYCAIEILLKSLKKSYKKQDIKLIEKLILTNSWWDSVDTIAKYILGQYLLELPLETKNTVNRFSNSENMWLNRSAILFQLGYKEKTNFVLLKEICEKHQNSKEFFIQKAIGWALREYAKTNPEAVKNYIDNSNLKPLSKKEGLKNIR; translated from the coding sequence ATGAGCTTCATACTTTCATTAGAAAACTCTTATGCCGAAAAAAGGAATCCTGAAAACGCCTTTTTCATGGCGAAATACATGAAAAATAATTTTCTTTTTTTTGGAATAAAAACGGACGACAGACGAAAAATTTTTAAGGAAATATGGAGAGAAAATCAAACGGAAGTTTCCTTACATGCTACAGAAATTGCTTTGGAATTATATTTAAAACCAGAACGAGAGCTTCATTACTGTGCAATAGAAATTCTACTAAAATCACTCAAAAAAAGCTATAAAAAACAAGATATTAAGCTAATTGAAAAATTAATCCTAACCAACTCCTGGTGGGATAGTGTTGACACCATTGCTAAATATATTTTAGGGCAATATTTATTAGAATTGCCTTTAGAAACAAAAAACACAGTCAATCGCTTTTCCAATTCAGAGAATATGTGGCTTAACCGAAGTGCCATTTTATTTCAGTTGGGGTATAAAGAAAAAACTAATTTTGTTTTACTAAAGGAAATCTGTGAAAAACATCAAAATTCAAAGGAGTTTTTTATTCAAAAAGCCATTGGATGGGCGTTGCGCGAATATGCAAAAACAAATCCTGAGGCCGTTAAAAACTATATTGATAACAGTAATTTAAAACCTTTAAGCAAAAAAGAAGGCTTAAAAAATATAAGATAA
- a CDS encoding chloride channel protein — protein MFKKFIYKLEGIIAWSQTKITQKQFIFLSAVLVGISAAFAVIVLKTFAHWVFMFATYVSRILKFGFLNSLLPIIGILLTVFVIKRFLGGTIQKGTSQILYVVAKKASIIPRKQMYAQIITSSLTVGLGGSAGLESPIVITGAAFGSNYAQKYKLSYKDRTLLIGCGVAAGIAAAFNAPIAGVLFAIEVLLVDVSISAFTPIMIAAATGALVSVIVLDETILLSFRQQQVFNYHNIPFYVLLGVFTGFIAVYYSRNFQRAEHFFGHLKLRPYKKALFGSSILAILIFIFPTLFGEGYESIKILSENDPGQLLEDTLFSSFRNNSWALLLFVGCTMMIKAFATGITLGSGGNGGNFAPSLFLGSYVGFFFSKFLNLTGFTKLPISNFTMVGMAGILSGLFHAPLTGIFLIAEITGGYDLMIPLMIVSSISFAISKRFEKHSLDVKNLAKKGHAFTSNKDTNILSTLDTNSIIQTDYLTVTPNENLEKLVDLISHSNQVIFAVVDTENHLLGIVHFNDIREIIFNTYRVKYTLVKEIMTEPVETIYPDDSMELVMNKFEKSRKAFLPVLKNDKYFGFISKSVALEAYRTKLKSMTIE, from the coding sequence ATGTTCAAAAAATTTATTTACAAATTAGAAGGCATCATTGCTTGGTCGCAAACTAAAATAACTCAAAAGCAATTTATCTTTTTATCTGCTGTTTTGGTAGGTATTTCGGCTGCTTTTGCGGTAATTGTATTAAAGACTTTTGCGCACTGGGTTTTCATGTTTGCTACTTATGTAAGTCGGATTTTAAAGTTTGGATTCTTAAATAGCCTTTTGCCAATAATTGGAATTTTACTGACTGTTTTTGTAATCAAACGTTTTTTAGGAGGTACAATTCAAAAAGGAACTTCACAAATTTTATATGTTGTTGCAAAAAAAGCGAGTATCATTCCTAGAAAACAAATGTATGCTCAAATCATCACAAGTTCCCTTACTGTTGGTTTAGGAGGATCTGCTGGTTTAGAAAGCCCAATTGTAATTACAGGTGCTGCTTTTGGTTCTAATTACGCTCAAAAATACAAGTTAAGTTATAAAGACAGAACGCTCTTAATTGGTTGTGGAGTTGCAGCAGGTATAGCCGCAGCTTTCAATGCACCCATTGCAGGAGTATTATTTGCTATCGAAGTTTTATTAGTTGATGTAAGTATTTCTGCTTTTACGCCTATCATGATTGCCGCTGCAACAGGCGCATTAGTATCTGTAATCGTTCTGGATGAAACTATTTTATTGTCGTTTAGACAACAACAGGTTTTTAATTATCATAACATCCCATTTTATGTTTTACTGGGCGTATTTACTGGATTTATAGCTGTTTACTATTCTAGAAATTTTCAGAGAGCAGAACATTTTTTCGGACATTTAAAACTCCGACCTTATAAAAAAGCATTGTTTGGTTCTTCCATTTTAGCCATTCTTATTTTTATTTTTCCAACATTATTTGGAGAAGGATATGAAAGTATTAAAATTCTTTCCGAAAATGATCCCGGGCAATTATTGGAAGACACCTTGTTTAGCAGTTTTAGAAATAACAGTTGGGCACTTTTACTATTTGTAGGTTGCACCATGATGATAAAAGCATTTGCAACAGGAATTACACTGGGAAGCGGAGGAAATGGAGGAAACTTTGCACCTTCCTTATTTTTGGGTTCTTATGTTGGTTTTTTCTTTTCTAAATTTCTAAATCTAACTGGATTCACTAAACTGCCAATCAGCAATTTCACCATGGTTGGAATGGCAGGAATACTAAGTGGTTTATTTCACGCGCCATTAACTGGAATTTTCTTAATTGCAGAAATTACAGGAGGTTACGATCTAATGATTCCGCTGATGATTGTTTCGTCGATTAGTTTTGCGATTTCAAAACGTTTTGAAAAACATTCCTTAGATGTTAAGAATTTAGCAAAAAAAGGGCATGCTTTTACTAGCAATAAAGACACGAATATTCTTTCTACATTAGACACAAATTCTATTATTCAAACGGATTATTTAACGGTTACACCAAATGAAAACCTGGAAAAATTAGTCGATTTAATTTCTCATTCTAATCAAGTTATTTTTGCTGTTGTTGATACAGAAAATCATTTGTTAGGCATTGTCCATTTTAATGATATTCGAGAAATAATTTTTAATACCTATCGGGTTAAATATACTTTGGTCAAAGAAATCATGACGGAACCTGTAGAAACAATTTATCCTGATGACAGCATGGAACTTGTTATGAATAAATTCGAAAAATCAAGAAAAGCATTCTTACCTGTTCTTAAAAACGACAAATATTTTGGTTTTATCTCTAAATCTGTAGCATTAGAAGCATACAGAACCAAACTGAAATCAATGACAATAGAATAA
- the uvrA gene encoding excinuclease ABC subunit UvrA — translation MLDKDNTIEVQGARVHNLKNIDISIPREKLVVITGLSGSGKSSLAFDTIYAEGQRRYVETFSAYARQFLGGLERPDVDKIDGLSPVIAIEQKTTSKSPRSTVGTITEIYDFLRLLYARAADAYSYNTGEKMVSYSDEQIKELIIQDFSGKRINILAPIIRARKGHYAELFQQITKQGFLKVRVNGEIQDLISGMKLDRYKTHDIEIVVDRMVVEDTTDNQKRLSESINTAMHHGENVLIVLDQDTNEIRYFSRNLMCPTTGISYQNPEPNLFSFNSPKGACNDCNGLGTINEINIKKIIPNPKLSIKNGGFAPLGEYKSSWIFKQLEIIGEKYGFKLTDAVETISEEAMEMILNGGKEKFVINSKDLGVAREYKIDFEGISHFIKNQHDESGSTSIKRWAKEFMDEVKCPVCEGSRLKKEALFFKVNEKNIAELCNMDISDLTVWFKELENHLSDKQKRIATEVVKEIKDRLNFLMNVGLNYLALSRSSKSLSGGEAQRIRLATQIGSQLVGVLYILDEPSIGLHQRDNEKLIHSLEQLRDIGNSVIVVEHDKDMIERADYVIDIGPKAGKYGGEIISEGTPAEILASHTMTAQYLNGEMKIEVPAKRREGNGKFLKLTGATGNNLKNVSIELPLGKMICVTGVSGSGKSTLINETLYPILNAYYFNGVKKPQPYKKIEGLEHIDKVIDIDQSPIGRTPRSNPATYTEVFTEIRNLFTMTSESMIRGYKAGRFSFNVKGGRCETCEGSGVRTIEMNFLPDVYVECETCQGKRFNRETLEIRYKGKSISDVLNMTIDEAVPFFENIPKIYRKVKTLQDVGLGYITLGQQSTTLSGGEAQRIKLAGELSKKDTGNTFYILDEPTTGLHFEDIRVLMDVINKLVDKGNTILIIEHNMDVIKLADYIIDIGPEGGKGGGQLVAKGTPEEIIKIKKSYTAEFLKKELL, via the coding sequence ATGTTAGACAAAGACAATACAATTGAGGTTCAAGGTGCCAGAGTACACAATCTAAAAAACATCGATATTTCTATTCCTCGCGAAAAACTGGTAGTAATTACTGGTCTTTCGGGTTCTGGGAAATCTTCTTTAGCTTTCGATACTATTTACGCCGAAGGGCAACGCCGTTATGTGGAAACTTTTTCTGCATATGCAAGACAATTTCTTGGCGGACTAGAACGTCCTGATGTGGATAAAATTGATGGTCTTTCGCCTGTAATTGCTATTGAACAAAAAACAACCAGCAAAAGTCCTCGCTCAACAGTAGGAACAATAACCGAAATATACGATTTTCTGCGTTTACTTTATGCTCGTGCAGCTGATGCTTATAGCTACAATACGGGTGAAAAAATGGTTTCTTACTCTGATGAGCAAATCAAAGAGTTGATTATTCAAGATTTCTCAGGAAAACGAATTAATATTCTGGCGCCGATTATCAGGGCTAGAAAAGGACATTACGCAGAACTTTTTCAACAAATAACCAAACAAGGATTTTTAAAAGTCCGTGTAAATGGTGAAATTCAGGACTTAATTTCAGGAATGAAATTAGACCGTTATAAAACTCACGATATAGAAATTGTTGTAGACAGAATGGTTGTTGAGGATACCACTGACAATCAAAAACGTCTTTCTGAAAGCATCAATACGGCTATGCATCATGGCGAAAACGTACTAATCGTTTTAGATCAAGACACTAATGAAATTCGCTATTTCAGTAGAAATTTAATGTGTCCAACAACTGGTATTTCCTATCAAAATCCAGAACCCAACTTATTTTCTTTCAATTCACCAAAAGGAGCTTGTAATGATTGTAATGGCTTGGGAACTATCAACGAAATCAATATTAAAAAGATTATTCCAAATCCAAAATTATCGATTAAAAATGGTGGTTTTGCCCCTTTGGGAGAATACAAATCTTCTTGGATTTTCAAACAATTGGAAATTATTGGAGAAAAGTATGGTTTCAAATTAACAGATGCCGTTGAAACTATTTCGGAAGAAGCGATGGAAATGATTCTGAATGGTGGAAAAGAGAAATTTGTAATTAATTCAAAAGATTTAGGTGTCGCTCGAGAATATAAAATCGACTTTGAAGGAATTTCACATTTTATCAAAAACCAACATGATGAAAGTGGCTCTACTTCAATAAAACGATGGGCAAAGGAATTTATGGACGAAGTAAAATGTCCTGTTTGCGAAGGTTCACGTTTGAAAAAAGAAGCATTGTTTTTCAAAGTCAATGAAAAAAACATTGCTGAATTGTGCAATATGGACATTTCAGATTTGACAGTTTGGTTCAAAGAATTAGAAAATCATTTATCAGATAAACAAAAACGCATTGCCACCGAAGTAGTCAAAGAAATCAAAGATCGTTTGAACTTTTTGATGAATGTTGGTTTGAATTATTTGGCGTTAAGCCGAAGCTCAAAATCACTTTCGGGTGGTGAGGCACAGCGCATCCGATTAGCAACCCAAATTGGTTCTCAACTCGTAGGTGTGCTCTATATTCTTGACGAACCAAGCATTGGTTTACATCAAAGAGACAATGAAAAACTGATTCATTCATTGGAACAATTACGTGACATTGGTAATTCTGTGATTGTTGTTGAACATGATAAAGACATGATTGAACGTGCGGATTATGTTATTGATATTGGTCCAAAAGCGGGTAAATATGGTGGTGAAATAATTAGCGAAGGAACTCCTGCCGAAATTCTGGCCTCACACACCATGACGGCGCAGTATTTAAACGGAGAAATGAAAATCGAAGTTCCTGCAAAACGCCGCGAAGGAAATGGAAAATTTCTAAAACTTACTGGCGCTACAGGAAATAACCTAAAAAATGTTTCGATAGAATTGCCTTTGGGAAAAATGATTTGTGTAACGGGTGTTTCTGGAAGTGGAAAATCAACCTTAATCAACGAAACACTATATCCTATTCTGAATGCTTATTATTTTAATGGCGTAAAGAAACCACAGCCTTACAAAAAAATTGAAGGTTTGGAACATATTGATAAAGTAATTGATATTGACCAAAGCCCTATTGGACGAACTCCGCGCTCAAATCCAGCAACCTATACGGAAGTTTTCACCGAAATCCGAAATCTATTTACCATGACTTCTGAAAGTATGATTCGTGGATATAAAGCAGGACGTTTCAGCTTTAATGTGAAAGGTGGGCGTTGTGAAACCTGCGAAGGATCTGGTGTACGAACGATTGAAATGAACTTTCTGCCAGATGTATATGTTGAATGTGAAACCTGTCAAGGAAAGCGTTTTAACAGAGAAACATTAGAAATTAGATACAAAGGAAAATCGATTTCGGATGTATTGAATATGACTATTGACGAAGCGGTTCCGTTTTTTGAAAATATCCCTAAAATTTATCGAAAAGTAAAAACACTTCAAGATGTTGGTTTGGGATATATCACGTTGGGACAACAAAGTACGACACTTTCTGGTGGTGAAGCACAACGTATCAAACTGGCTGGAGAATTGTCAAAAAAAGATACTGGAAATACTTTTTATATTCTTGATGAACCTACAACAGGTTTGCACTTTGAAGACATCAGAGTATTGATGGATGTAATTAACAAACTCGTTGATAAAGGCAATACTATTTTGATTATAGAGCATAATATGGATGTAATTAAACTAGCCGATTATATTATAGATATTGGTCCTGAAGGCGGCAAAGGTGGTGGCCAACTTGTTGCTAAGGGGACACCTGAAGAAATTATAAAAATAAAAAAGAGCTATACCGCAGAGTTTTTGAAAAAAGAATTACTTTAG
- a CDS encoding TIGR00730 family Rossman fold protein — protein MRLEDFDNDEDKVIQDKLKRKTWNEIRTNDSWAIFKIMSEFVNGYENMGRIGPCVTIFGSARTKPNDHYYLLAEKIAYKISKAGYGVITGGGPGIMEAGNKGAHLGGGASVGLNIELPFEQHFNPYIDHDKNLNFDYFFVRKVMFVKYSQGFVVMPGGFGTMDELFEAMTLIQTKKIGKFPIILVGSSFWSGLVTWIKTVLVEREHTVSAADLDLFVIVDTEEEVVAVLDKFYKKYDLSPNF, from the coding sequence ATGAGATTAGAAGATTTTGATAACGATGAAGATAAAGTAATCCAAGACAAATTAAAGCGTAAAACTTGGAATGAAATCAGAACTAATGATAGCTGGGCGATTTTCAAGATTATGTCTGAATTTGTTAATGGTTATGAAAATATGGGACGAATAGGTCCTTGTGTTACCATATTTGGCTCTGCTAGAACAAAGCCAAATGACCATTATTATTTACTTGCCGAAAAAATTGCATACAAAATCAGTAAAGCTGGATATGGTGTAATCACTGGAGGTGGACCTGGAATAATGGAAGCGGGAAACAAAGGTGCGCATTTAGGCGGAGGTGCTTCGGTGGGACTGAATATTGAATTGCCTTTTGAACAACATTTCAATCCTTATATTGACCATGATAAGAATCTAAACTTTGATTACTTTTTTGTCAGAAAAGTGATGTTTGTCAAATATTCGCAGGGATTTGTTGTCATGCCTGGAGGTTTTGGAACTATGGATGAATTATTTGAAGCTATGACTTTGATTCAAACCAAAAAAATTGGAAAATTCCCAATTATATTAGTAGGTTCGAGCTTTTGGTCTGGATTAGTTACTTGGATAAAAACAGTTTTAGTAGAAAGAGAACATACGGTAAGTGCCGCTGATTTAGATTTATTTGTAATTGTAGATACTGAAGAAGAAGTAGTTGCTGTTTTAGATAAATTCTATAAAAAATACGATTTAAGTCCGAATTTCTAA
- a CDS encoding aminopeptidase, with protein MKSISKIALFFIVLLVSAQLFAQHHSQLTVEANPVTKVLNVQQEITFFNTTNDTLSSIVLNDWNNAYSDKNTPLGRRFSDEFYRGFHLAKEEERGGTKNLTIISSDKSFLSWERTKKNPDYIEVQLREKLAPKQKITLYLTYFSKIPSDKFTKYGFSSAGSMNLKNWFLMPARYENHNFIKYSNNNLDDIANATCDFDLDIKIPKDFKLVTDLNDETQTDNKSFSVYKLTGKNRTDFSLFIEPKSSFYSYKNDSLEVLTDIKNNKLSDPQKAIVVNRIVAFTNGLIGKYPHEKIIVSEADYERNPFYGLNQLPSFISPFSDEFMFEVKFLKTYLNAYLKNSLRLDHRKDNWIYDGIQVYTMMKYIEENHPQSKMLGSASGIGILKTYNLTNLDFNEQYSYFYMLMARKNLDQPLGSPKTALIKFNEQIASKYRAGLSFRFLDNYLQQNAVTNSIRQFYSENLNQQVSRSDFEMALKSNTDKNIDWFFTTIIDSREIIDYKFSKVSKTKESITFSIKNRTEIPIPIPIYGIKKGTVVFKEWLDIKECDSTFTLARKNADKIILNYKNEVPEYNLRNNWKKLEGFFPNNRPIKFAFLKDLEDPYYNQILYVPSLTYNYYDGISPGLRLHNKTILEKPFIFDVNPAYSTKSNNLSGSALFVVNENYRNSNLFSVRYSLSGSYFHYAPDAAYLRINPMAQLRIREENFRDNRKQLILLRQVMVNREKSNIVFDNSTENYSVFNIKYFNTRTEIINHFNFISDVQISGKFGKLAAEMEYRKLFENNRQINLRFYAGSFLYNNTNSNYFSFALDRPTDYLFDYNYYGRSESTGFFSQQFIQAEGGFKSKLNTPYANQWITTLNGSFNIWNWIEVYGDLGLLKNKYQNEKFVYDSGIRLNLVTDYFELYLPVYSNNGWEIAQKNYNEKIRFVVTFSPKTLINLFNRKWL; from the coding sequence TTGAAATCAATATCTAAAATAGCGCTCTTTTTTATTGTCTTATTAGTATCTGCACAACTGTTTGCTCAGCATCATTCTCAACTAACTGTTGAAGCAAATCCAGTCACTAAAGTACTTAATGTCCAGCAAGAAATCACGTTTTTCAACACAACAAACGACACCTTATCGTCTATTGTTTTGAATGATTGGAACAATGCGTATTCAGATAAAAATACGCCTTTAGGAAGACGATTTTCAGATGAATTTTATAGGGGTTTTCACCTTGCAAAGGAAGAAGAACGTGGCGGAACAAAAAATTTAACCATCATATCTTCTGATAAATCATTTCTTTCTTGGGAAAGAACGAAAAAAAATCCAGATTATATTGAGGTTCAATTGAGAGAAAAATTGGCTCCAAAACAAAAAATCACTTTATATCTTACTTATTTTTCGAAAATTCCAAGTGACAAATTTACTAAATATGGGTTTTCATCTGCTGGGAGTATGAACCTCAAAAACTGGTTTCTAATGCCTGCCCGCTATGAAAATCATAATTTCATCAAATATAGCAATAACAATTTAGACGATATTGCTAATGCAACTTGTGATTTTGATTTGGATATAAAAATTCCAAAAGACTTCAAGTTGGTCACAGATTTGAATGACGAAACTCAAACTGATAATAAGTCGTTTTCAGTTTATAAATTAACGGGGAAAAACAGAACAGATTTTAGTCTTTTTATAGAACCAAAATCAAGTTTTTACAGCTATAAAAACGATTCTTTAGAAGTTCTAACAGATATCAAAAACAATAAATTATCAGATCCACAAAAAGCTATTGTAGTAAATCGAATTGTTGCTTTTACAAACGGTTTGATTGGAAAATATCCTCACGAAAAAATCATCGTTTCAGAAGCTGATTATGAGCGAAATCCTTTTTATGGTTTAAATCAATTGCCTTCTTTTATTAGTCCATTTTCGGATGAATTCATGTTTGAAGTTAAGTTCTTGAAAACGTACTTGAACGCTTATCTAAAAAATAGTCTTCGATTAGATCATAGAAAAGACAATTGGATTTATGATGGAATTCAAGTCTACACCATGATGAAATACATTGAGGAAAACCATCCTCAAAGCAAAATGCTTGGTAGTGCATCTGGCATTGGTATATTAAAAACATATAATCTAACTAACCTAGATTTTAATGAGCAATACAGCTATTTTTATATGCTCATGGCTCGAAAAAATTTAGACCAACCTCTAGGAAGTCCTAAAACAGCATTAATCAAATTTAACGAACAAATTGCCAGTAAATACCGTGCTGGTTTGAGCTTTCGTTTTTTAGATAATTATTTACAACAAAACGCCGTAACCAATAGCATTCGCCAATTTTATTCGGAAAATTTAAACCAACAAGTTTCAAGATCCGATTTTGAAATGGCATTAAAATCAAATACCGATAAGAATATTGACTGGTTCTTTACAACCATAATTGATTCAAGGGAAATCATTGATTATAAGTTTTCGAAGGTTTCAAAAACAAAAGAAAGTATCACTTTTTCAATAAAAAACAGAACTGAAATCCCCATTCCTATTCCAATTTATGGAATCAAAAAAGGCACTGTGGTTTTCAAAGAATGGCTAGATATCAAAGAATGTGACAGTACTTTTACATTAGCTCGAAAAAATGCTGATAAAATAATTTTAAATTATAAAAATGAAGTTCCTGAATATAATTTAAGGAATAACTGGAAAAAATTAGAGGGCTTTTTCCCTAATAATCGACCAATAAAATTTGCTTTTCTGAAAGATTTAGAAGATCCTTATTACAATCAGATTTTATATGTTCCATCACTAACGTATAATTATTATGATGGTATTTCTCCTGGATTAAGGCTTCATAATAAAACTATTTTAGAGAAACCTTTTATATTTGATGTCAATCCTGCCTACTCAACTAAATCAAATAACCTATCCGGTTCTGCCCTATTTGTTGTCAATGAAAATTACAGAAACAGCAATTTATTTAGTGTAAGATATTCATTATCGGGATCTTATTTTCATTATGCGCCAGATGCTGCTTATTTGAGAATAAACCCAATGGCGCAATTACGAATCAGAGAAGAAAATTTCAGAGATAATAGAAAACAATTGATTCTCTTACGACAAGTTATGGTTAACAGAGAGAAAAGCAACATCGTTTTTGACAATTCAACCGAAAATTATTCTGTATTTAACATCAAATATTTCAATACTCGAACAGAAATTATCAATCATTTCAATTTTATATCAGATGTTCAAATTTCAGGTAAATTCGGAAAACTAGCTGCTGAAATGGAGTATAGAAAATTATTTGAAAACAATCGCCAAATTAATTTACGTTTCTATGCGGGAAGTTTCTTGTACAACAATACCAACTCCAATTATTTCAGTTTTGCATTAGACAGACCTACAGATTATCTTTTTGATTACAACTATTATGGACGCTCTGAAAGTACTGGTTTTTTTAGTCAACAATTCATTCAAGCCGAAGGTGGTTTTAAATCTAAATTAAACACGCCTTATGCAAATCAATGGATTACAACATTAAACGGAAGTTTTAATATTTGGAATTGGATTGAAGTATATGGCGATCTTGGTTTATTGAAAAATAAATATCAAAATGAAAAGTTTGTTTACGATAGCGGAATTCGATTAAATCTAGTTACAGACTATTTTGAATTGTATTTGCCCGTTTATTCCAATAACGGATGGGAAATAGCCCAAAAGAATTACAATGAAAAAATACGCTTTGTAGTTACATTTTCGCCAAAAACATTAATCAATCTTTTTAATAGAAAATGGCTTTAA